In Oryzias latipes chromosome 19, ASM223467v1, the genomic stretch CCCTTTTTCTCTATGGCAGAATGCCAGGTAAGGGCAAATCTCTCCAACCCAGGAGGAGAGTTCCAGTGAGAGATGGGGATCCCTAACAAGATCTGTATGTTTGGACCAAACACGCTCCCTGGTGTTGGAAATGATCAAGAGGCTAAGAGCATGAAGATCAGGACCTGAACCAACACCACAAGGACATAACACAGGCTCAGATGTGAGGTGATCCCTGGCTCATGGCATAGCCAGAAATCTCAGGGATCCCCCTCCCTGAGTGGAAAAGGGTCTTGAGTCCTTAGAAGCCAATATCCATAGCGAAAAGCATTGAGAAAGCATGTATCAGTGactagatctttttttttaagtaaaattctTGGCAAGACCATTTTGGCagattctttttcttatttaaagaaaatctgcgaCTGTGGTAAGAattatttacttatttctaCAGgccctgtttttgcagtgtaaaaaGGGGAGATTTCCTCATACATGCCTCTGTTtgccagcttttatttttgtttttatgcatatctcttaaaaaacaagaaaaatgatctTACTGGcacttcaaacaaacaaaccttagctttatcaacaacaacaatcttTATTTTGGGCCTCAACTTCAACAGCTGTTAAAATAGTAAGTGACCACACAGACATCCGACGATAATTTAGCCAAGACTTAGAAGCCACGCTTGAAAgacttttagtattttttaggTGAAGTgtaaaagaaacctttttttaaatgtattataatataaagtaaatgcagatttttttaaaaagtgactaaaaattaaaagttgGTTTCTTGGTTACGACACGTTAATTGGAATCAAgtttaccatttttttctcatgatagagccAGACAGACAGGCCACTTGTTTAACAGACATGGGACACATGTAGGCTGTGTCTATTTTTAAACGCATTCTGCTCCCATTTTCAGAAGGTCACTGAGTGGAACACATTGAGTGAAAGAATTACTCTGACTAAAATGGAGGCCAACATTTGTTCTTTTCACAGTTGTTCTAATACCTTTGTTGAAACCGAAACTTGAGACCTGAATGCTTAAAAATATCACAGTATTCTAACTatgaaatgaaatgtaaataaatattttaaaataaaatcgaGTCTTCCTGTTTAACTGAAGTCCTATTAAAGGTGAAGGGGAGAatttaaatgcatattttttttgttctaattaAAAATTTCTGAAGATTTTTAGGTACTTTTGCTCTCAACTTCTTAATCTGATCAGATTGTGCAATGAAAGGTACACATTGTTAGACGAAGGCAGAAATGTATTTGGGTAAAGACTTTATTCCGTGGTAATAGCATACATTACATGCTACAATAAGGTGGAAACAGACCAAGGAAAGTAGAAAGAGCTGTGTAAAAACAGTGGAAATTATTACCTGTAAAAAAGGCACTTAAAAATATAAGGTAAGGGAATGAAGTCAGAGCTTTTTTAGCAACTGCTAGAAGAAATGTTTTTCCcataatttgtttcttttttttggttattaaaGTTACTTATGTTGCTGTGATTGTTAGTGATGAGACATCTTGTCTTTGAGGACGTGTGCTGCTCTGTTGCAGAGGCGGTGGGTAGTAAGTGGGACGTCAATGCTTAGTAAGCATGGTTAGCCACAAACAATGACTCTCCACCAGCAGCGCTGGCTCCAGAGGAAACATATTTGCCTACACAGGCTTGGCTGTTGGCCTGTTGGAGAAATGAAGAACACGTTACTGAAAGTTGCGTAAAAAGGGACCAGTTTTTGTAAATAGCGAAACGTACCAAAGCTCTCTTAACGAACTCTTCCTGACATGCCTTTCCATTCTCCTTCTTGCCACCCCAGGCTTTCAGGGCAGAGGCCTGCAGGGCACGGCCATACGAGAAGGTCAGAGCCCAGGGTCTGTGCAGGGGGCACTGGTTCATGGAGTTCAGATTGACAGTGGCTTCTTCCTCACTCTGGCCACCAGAGAGGAAGGTAAttcctttaaaacaaacaacacataTTATTATCTCTGAtatatatgtttgtgtgtgctgcTTTGCACATCTGGCGTACCGGGGACAGCAGGGGGCACAGTGCGGCGCAGGGCAGTGACGGTAGACATTGCAATCTCCTGGCTGTTGTACTTGTGTGAACAGGAGTGTCCAGCAGTAACCATGTTGGGTTTGAGAAGAGTACCCTCTAGGTAGACGTGGTGGTCAGACAGGGCCTTGTAGACGGCAGCCAAGACTTTCTCTGTGATGTACTGACAGCGCTTCAGGTCGTGATCTCCATCAGGAAGAATCTCCGGCTCCACAATGGGGACGATGCCATGCTGTCAAAGAGATGGAAACAGAGCTCTATTTGCAATCAGGACTGCCTTATAAAGAGcctatttgattgtttttgctATGTGGCTTAgaatgtttgaatgttttgtaccggtacatgtttttatgtcaaaaaaaCCCTCTTTAtctaaaaaattaagaaaaacttaATTACAATATTTCGTTTAAAATGTCGTATTTTTTATCAGTGTTTTGGGGAAAATTaacatatttatattaaaagtcAATTACAGCATAAAACACAGCactcaacaaagaaaaaataaaatgatgaactGACTAAAACCTACATTTCTAACAATtggtctgtttttctgtttgaaactTTCCAAAATAAGCTTTCAAGACATCTGATAGGATTTCAGCTCACCATCTGGCAGATGCTGGCATAGCGAGCCAAGACATTGGCGTTCTCAATGATGGCGAGATGTGAGGGAGTGGTGGGGGTGATCTTCAGAACAGAGCGCCACTTGGCAAAGTCAGCACCATCCTTCTTGTATTGAGCGCAGCGCTCATACAGCCCATCAAGACCTGTTAAGATGGGGATGATGGTTTAGATTAGTTATATATGGTTAGTAAAAGATAGTTCACTGTGTCTTTACAGTTTTCTGCTCTCACCCTGGGTGGTTGTCTCGCCATTTGTTCCAGCCAAGGGAACAACACCTTTGTCAACCTTGATGCCCACCACCATGCCTCTCTCCTTGAGGTACTGTGGGAAGGGCTTGCCATCGTCGGTCTTCTGGTACATGGTCTCATGGAAGAGGATGACGCCACCAATGCAGGGGGTGATGCGGTCGTCAGCGGTGAAGAGCAGCTGGCGGTACAGCCTCCTGTTCTCCTCAGTGTTCTCAGCATTGATGCTCTGGAAGCGCTTAGCCACACTGCCTGCAGAtggtaaaacaataaagaggttTTCAGCTGTGATGGAAAAGCACACCTTTCAAAAATCATAGAGTCCATATTGTTATTGAATCCTCGTCTTTGACGTTCTTGTCTGCAAAGGCGTAGTTAATCTTATTTGTAAAAACTGAAAGGCCCAAAAGTGACATCTGATCAACATGAATTTGGGTCTGTGgcttttttttgctgctatCTGAGATAGGCTCCTCCCATTTCTCGATGCACTAAACAGGATGCAGACATGTAAAAAAGCAGCCGATGCTTGACGTGGTGTGGGAAAAAGCTACGAGGCAGTGAATATCAGGTGTGAGTCAGTCTGAGGTAGATCCAGACtgaaaacttgaaaaactgcCAATGTTGTTTTACTGTATGTTAGCGATTTCGTCATTGGAAAAATGATACTCCTTTTGGTGTGGACTTCGAGTTTCTGAGATAATTAAAATCCTATTATATTATCATCATGATTTACTCTGCTTTTAGGACGCCACAACCTGGTTATTTAGCCAAACTGAACTTTGGAAAAGATGTTCATTTACCAGTGGACTCATCTGCAGCAAGGATTCCCTTGCCAGGGGCGACGATCCTTTGAGCAATATCACTGAGCTCCTTCTTCTGCTCAGGAGTGAGGAAAGGGTATGCGTGAGGCATCCTGAGTTCTGAAAAGAGGACATATCAGACAATAGTCCTTTCATAATGTGCAGGGTTGAGTTATAACAGAACAGGAgaattgttttgcagcaaagtttcagtatttgacattgaggttgtggttctgttcatgtGCGTATGGGAATCTGTCAGATGTAAGCTGAGAGTCAGCCAGTGTGTCAAGAGGAAGTGGTTAAGGAGAAGATTTTACTGCATGGCTTCCTGTCTGTTTCATTCTTCTGAAAGATCAGACCAGCTTGAGCTCTGAACGTCTGACTGCAGGCACTGCAGCTACCGAAATATGTGCACAACTCCCTCCCCCAGCACAATGTGGGGGAGATTCAGA encodes the following:
- the aldoa gene encoding fructose-bisphosphate aldolase A — protein: MPHAYPFLTPEQKKELSDIAQRIVAPGKGILAADESTGSVAKRFQSINAENTEENRRLYRQLLFTADDRITPCIGGVILFHETMYQKTDDGKPFPQYLKERGMVVGIKVDKGVVPLAGTNGETTTQGLDGLYERCAQYKKDGADFAKWRSVLKITPTTPSHLAIIENANVLARYASICQMHGIVPIVEPEILPDGDHDLKRCQYITEKVLAAVYKALSDHHVYLEGTLLKPNMVTAGHSCSHKYNSQEIAMSTVTALRRTVPPAVPGITFLSGGQSEEEATVNLNSMNQCPLHRPWALTFSYGRALQASALKAWGGKKENGKACQEEFVKRALANSQACVGKYVSSGASAAGGESLFVANHAY